Genomic segment of Geminocystis herdmanii PCC 6308:
GTAAAAAAGGTTAAATCTATCTAAATCATATTTTGTAATAAGGGCTTTAGCCCTTATATTATGGCAATTATTAGATAAAATTTTGCTCAAAAAAAGAGCAATTCGTTAAAAGAAAAACATAGTAATTTTTATGAAAATAACTCAGGAAAAACTTCCTGCTAGTCAAATCGGTTTAGAAATCGAGATTCCTGCAGAAACATCCAAAAATACTTACGAAAAAGTTATTAAAGAAATAGCTAAAACAACTAACATTCCCGGTTTTCGTAAAGGAAAAGTACCCCGCCCTATTTTATTGCAACGTATCGGTAGTGAAAGAATAAAAGCGGCAGTTTTAGAGGAATTAATTCAAGATAGCCTAGAAGAAGCGATTAAACAAGAATCTATTAATGCTTTAGGAAATTATAAATTACGTTCCGATTTTGAAGAATTAATTAATACCTATAAGCCTGGAGAAGTATTTACTTTTTTGGCAGCTGTGGATGTTCCTCCTGAAGTAACTTTAGGACAGTATCAAGGCTTACAGGTTAAAGCGGAAGAAGTTGTTTACAATGAAGAAGACGTAAATAAACTGATTAATGAACGTCGTGAAAAGTTAGCTACTTTAATCCCCGTAGAAAATCGCCCTGCTCAAATGGGTGATTTGGCAGTAATTGATTTTGAAGGGCGTAAACCCACTGAAACTGGAGAAGAAGGGGAAATTATACCCGGTACAGAAGCAAAAGAGTATCAGGTAGAATTAAGCGATGGTAAGTTTATTGCGGGTTTTGTGGAAGGTGTTGTCGGTATGAATATCGATGAAACCAAGAAACTTAATTTGACTTTCCCTGACGACTATCATCAAAAGGATTTAGCCGGGCAAGGAGTTATTTTTACTATTACTCTCAAGGATTTAAAAGAGAAAGAGTTACCTGAATTAGATGATGATTTTGCTCAAGAAGTCAGCGAGTTTGAAACGATAGCACAGTTAAGGGAGTCTTTAGAGAAGCAGTATCAAGAAAAAGCGGCTAATGATACTAAACAAAATATTCATGGTGCGATCGTCGCTGAATTATTAAATCATACCTCGATCGAACTCCCTGATACTATGTTAGAAGAAGAAATCCAAACGATTCTTTTACAAACCGCTAACCAACTGCAAAGCTACGGTATGGATGTTAACCAGTTTTTCACCAGAGAAACCGTTACCAAAATGAGAGAAACCGCTAAACCTGAAGCGAGTAAAAATCTCCATACTAATTTGATTATCGAGAAAATTGCTGAACAAGAATCCATTACTATTGGAGATGATGAATTAGCAGTTAAAATCGCTGAAATTAGAGAAACCCTCAAAGATCGTGAAGTTGATGAAGCAAAATTACAAAAGTATGTTAAACACGATTTGTTAGCAGAAAAAACCCTCGATTGGTTACAGGAAAAAACCCAAGTGGAATTAGTGCCTTTAGGTAGTTTAACTCCTGAAGAAGAAGAAGATTCTGAAAGAGAAAACGAAGAATCTTAATTAGGGGTTATCTCATAGTATTTTGATGCTGAGAGGTTTTAGGTGTTAGGTTTTAGATAAAAATCAAGGTTTTGATAATTTAGAGATATGTAGAGAGTCATTGCGAGGTAACGAAGCAATCTTTTCTATGGTATTTGATTTTTATTTCTTTAAAGCAATGTTAAAAATAGGTGAGTAGTGGTGAGTCAAGAAAAAAAATTTCCTGAAGTAAAATACGGTGAAAGGGCGATTGAAGAAGGTAGTTTGATTACTTTTCCGAATCCTCGTCAGGGTAGAGAATATGATATTAGTATCACTTTACCTGAGTTTACTTGTAAATGTCCTTTCTCTGGTTATCCTGATTTTGCGACTATTTATATTAACTATTGCCCTGATGAGAAGGTAGTGGAGTTAAAAACTATTAAACTTTATATTAACAGCTATCGAGACCGATATATTTCCCATGAAGAATCGATTAATCAAATTTTAGATGATTTTGTTGAGGCTTGTGATCCTTTATCCATTACTGTTAAAGGTGATTTTTATCCTAGAGGAAATGTCCATACCGTTATCGAAGTTAAACATAGAAAAACTTTACCTTTTTAATCATTAAACTTCTGGGAAAAATTGATAGAATAAGGGTTGAATATTATTCAACCCCTACAGAATTATTATATTTTTATCAGTTCGTAGTAAGGGTTAAAACCCTTCTTAAAGCAAATATGTGTTTATTAATTATATAATTTCGATCGCCACTTATTCAACATTTGTTCTCCGATGGTAGCAGTGGTTTCTAACTCGGCAACTCTGGATTCTAAATGATGAATAGTTAGTTTTTGTTGCTCATTAATACCATTTAATTGAGTTTCGATCGATCTTTGATGTTGTTCATAATGGTATCTTACATTATTTTTTTCTGTTTCTAATTGTTGAATCACCTCTTTTTGAGTTTGGATTTGTTGATGGAGTTGATTAATAATATTTTCTTGTTGAGATAATTGTTGACTTAAAACATTAATAGAATTATTTTTATTAGTTAATTCTAATTGTAAATTATCATACTGAATTTGAGCTTCTTGAGCTTGTTTTTCAATTTGGGTTAATTTATTTTGTAAAGATTGATCATTAGTATTAACTTCAGTAATTTGTTGTTCAAGATGATCAATTTTTTGAGTCAATTCTTCAATAATTTTCACTTTACTATCTAATAAATTTTGAGTTTCTGATAATTTTTTTATTTCATCATCTTTTAATTTTAAATTATTATTTGCCTCTTCTAATTGATGTTTGATAGAGTGCCATTCTTTCTCTTTATCTGCTAATATATTGTTATTGTTAGAAATTTCTTTAATTTTCTTAGTATATTCTAACTCTTGATTTTTTAATTGACTTTCTAAGGTTTTAATTATATCTTCTTTTTCTTGTAAAGAGTATTTTAAAGAATTATTAATTTGTTCTTTTTCTGAGACTAAATTATTCTGTTTATTAACTTCTTGCTCTAAATTTTCGATGAGTTTTTTTTGTTGCTCTAATTCTTGACGAATAAGATTATTCGCTACTTCAGAAACTTCCTTAACTTGTGTATTATCATCAGCATTTTTTTCTGAAACGTTAGAATTTTGACTAGAAAGAGAAATATTACCCGTTAAAATCCCCTCGAATAATGCTGATTTATTTAAACCAGTTTCTTTCATCATTGTCTCGATGGTTTCCATGGCTTTTTCCGTCAAAGACAAGTTTACTTTTGATTTGGGAGTCATTAAACCTGTGGTTGTTCCAGTTTTTTTTCTAGTCATGTTATCTCAATTCCTCTGAAAAATATAATGATTTTTAGATATATTTAAGATATGGTATTATAAATTACTTTTTTTTGACGATTCATGCAATAAAACTTTATAAATAATTAGGGGTTGATGAAAAAGTTTTTTGATGGTGGTAGGAGTTAGGAGAAAGGAGACAGGAAATAGGAGAAATACTAAAAAATCAAATTTTTGAGAATGTGCATAATACACAAAAAATAGCGATATTGTATTATCAAAAAGAAGATTCAAAATACTGAGTTTTTAACTAAAAATTCTCCATTATCAATTATCCATTTTCCATTATTATCTTTTTCTTTCTTCCAGTTTTTTATATACGTCTCGGAGGTTGACTTGATGATAGGCTAGGGCAACGAGGGAATGATAAAATAAGTCGGCGATTTCTCCAGCGATTTCTTGGGGATTGTCATCTTTACACGCCATGACAACTTCGGCAGCTTCTTCTCCTATTTTCTTGAGGATTTTGTTATCTCCCCCTTCAAAGAGTTTACAAGTATAAGAACTTTCTACAGGATGTTCTTTTCGATCGCATATTATTTTGTATAATTCTGTTAAGGTATCGGCAGTTGGTGCTGATTTAGAGTGATCAATTTGGTGAAAACAACTTCTTTCCCCAGTATGACAGGCTATGTCTCCTATTTGTTCGATCGACAATAATAAAGCGTCACTATCACAATCGTAGCGAATAGTCTTTACTTTTTGAATATGTCCAGAGGTTGCTCCTTTATGCCATAATTCTTGACGAGAGCGACTCCAATACCATGCTTCTCCCGTATCTAAGGTTTTTTGTAGAGATTCTTTGTTCATCCATGCCATCATTAAAACTGTACCATCAAGATAATCTTGGGTGATGGCGGGTACTAATCCTTGCTCATTGTATTTTATTTGATCAATGGGTATTGATTGACTGAGAGGAATGGAAGGATTCATAGACATTTTTTTGCTGATAGTTTGATTGATGAAGATTCTTTTCCATCATTTTATCAGGAATTGACCATAAAAGTACTGAATTTAAG
This window contains:
- the tig gene encoding trigger factor — protein: MKITQEKLPASQIGLEIEIPAETSKNTYEKVIKEIAKTTNIPGFRKGKVPRPILLQRIGSERIKAAVLEELIQDSLEEAIKQESINALGNYKLRSDFEELINTYKPGEVFTFLAAVDVPPEVTLGQYQGLQVKAEEVVYNEEDVNKLINERREKLATLIPVENRPAQMGDLAVIDFEGRKPTETGEEGEIIPGTEAKEYQVELSDGKFIAGFVEGVVGMNIDETKKLNLTFPDDYHQKDLAGQGVIFTITLKDLKEKELPELDDDFAQEVSEFETIAQLRESLEKQYQEKAANDTKQNIHGAIVAELLNHTSIELPDTMLEEEIQTILLQTANQLQSYGMDVNQFFTRETVTKMRETAKPEASKNLHTNLIIEKIAEQESITIGDDELAVKIAEIRETLKDREVDEAKLQKYVKHDLLAEKTLDWLQEKTQVELVPLGSLTPEEEEDSERENEES
- the hisIE gene encoding bifunctional phosphoribosyl-AMP cyclohydrolase/phosphoribosyl-ATP diphosphatase HisIE, which encodes MNPSIPLSQSIPIDQIKYNEQGLVPAITQDYLDGTVLMMAWMNKESLQKTLDTGEAWYWSRSRQELWHKGATSGHIQKVKTIRYDCDSDALLLSIEQIGDIACHTGERSCFHQIDHSKSAPTADTLTELYKIICDRKEHPVESSYTCKLFEGGDNKILKKIGEEAAEVVMACKDDNPQEIAGEIADLFYHSLVALAYHQVNLRDVYKKLEERKR
- the queF gene encoding preQ(1) synthase, with amino-acid sequence MVSQEKKFPEVKYGERAIEEGSLITFPNPRQGREYDISITLPEFTCKCPFSGYPDFATIYINYCPDEKVVELKTIKLYINSYRDRYISHEESINQILDDFVEACDPLSITVKGDFYPRGNVHTVIEVKHRKTLPF